Within the Pseudomonadota bacterium genome, the region GGAGGAAAAAGTATGATTAGACATGTAGTTCTCTGTAAGTTTCGTACCTCAGTATCCGAAGAAAAACGCGAGAATGCCATAAATACCCTCAATACTCTGGGACAATCTATTCCCGAGGTGGGAGAATGGAGTATGGGCAAGCAAGCTCTCCCTTCGAAGACAGCTTATGACCTGGCAATAGTTTCAAGTTTTGAGAATGCGGAAGCATTAGAAAGATACAGGAATCATCCCAGCCACATCGGAATAAAGAATCTTCTGACTGAAATAGCGGATTTGGCTGTCGTTGATTATGAATATTAGTTAGAACAGGAAGGTTGAACACACGAACCAAGAAATGGCATAGTCTAAGTCTCGCTGACATCCATGTTCGCTGCTTTCATCTCTTGATGCACAACTGCTTTGGTGTACAGTTTTTGAGGATTTGTAGATGAATCTAATAATTTTAATAAAACAC harbors:
- a CDS encoding Dabb family protein; protein product: MIRHVVLCKFRTSVSEEKRENAINTLNTLGQSIPEVGEWSMGKQALPSKTAYDLAIVSSFENAEALERYRNHPSHIGIKNLLTEIADLAVVDYEY